The DNA region TTCACCTTTTGCAATTTTTGGTAAATACAGAGATTTTTGATGTGCGGTGCCATAGTGAGATACACAGGCAGTAGCAACATTGTGCATCATATAACAAAGTGCAGTTGAGGCATTAAATCGTGCTAAGTTGTAACATACTTCAACATGATCTAGATTGCCACCTTGCAAACCACCATATTCTTTAGGCACAAGCAGCCCCATAAAACCTTGCTGTTTAAGCGCTTCATAGGCTTCTTTAGGGAATCTCGCTTCTTGATCAATTTCCTTTGTGTAGGGCAATATAAATTGCTCACCTAATTTTTGTATTTTTTCTTCTAAATTTTGTAAAGTTGGCATTATTTTCCTTTTAATTACATAAAATTTGGTGTGTGAGAGCGACTAAGTTCTCTTGCTAATTCCTCATCAATCCCACATTCCATTAATCTTTTGGTTCGGTTTTTTTCCATTTTTTGTTTTAGATTGACTACTGCTTCAAATCCGTGCGAAATTTTTTTCTCTTCTTTAGCGTAGAGTATGGCTAATGATTCAAGCAATAAAGAGGATTCATCACTTTGATTATCGAGATAATTTTTTCTTCTAAAGACTGCTTCTTTGAGAATCTCTATTTTGGTAGGATTTTGAGCAATAGCACTTCTAATGTGATTCATTCCATAAGCAACATGTCTAATTTCATCTCGTCTAGCTAGATTTAAGAGTTTGGCACTTTGTAAATCCCCTAAGCTTTCAAAGCAATTTTCAAGGAATTTTAAAAGATCGATAAAAGTCCCTTCTCCCATAATGTGGAGTAAAAAGCTTGATTTAAAATAGTCTTTTTCTTCCCATAGGCTATAGAGACTTTGCTGTGTCGTTAGAGTTGAATATTGCACTCCAAGTCCTGTGGCATTTGCTCTTTTAATAAAAGATTCAATATGTCTTCCTTCATCGCCTATAATGCTTGAAAGCACCAAAGGCACAGCCGTGAAAAAAGGAGAAATTTGCGCTAAAAAGCGGCTGGGGATATAGAGTGCTGAGAACTCATTTTCAGTTAAATAAGTCATGATTTGCGCGATTGCAAATTCTAATTTTGGTTCAAATGCTGGAATTTCAC from Helicobacter colisuis includes:
- a CDS encoding DUF455 family protein — translated: MQQKSCVFMGNIQTGQLFFMRLENAFLLSQNGDIIEVISEYDNLENDLIAWCRFKGELFLKKIPLHNKNDSSFAYIMQKESPTKFATFDPNSLLSPPHQGLAPKGVSIELASPQYHFPLNNKNEIYAGNMEQLYEEAKKAQWNATTDINWSEIPAFEPKLEFAIAQIMTYLTENEFSALYIPSRFLAQISPFFTAVPLVLSSIIGDEGRHIESFIKRANATGLGVQYSTLTTQQSLYSLWEEKDYFKSSFLLHIMGEGTFIDLLKFLENCFESLGDLQSAKLLNLARRDEIRHVAYGMNHIRSAIAQNPTKIEILKEAVFRRKNYLDNQSDESSLLLESLAILYAKEEKKISHGFEAVVNLKQKMEKNRTKRLMECGIDEELARELSRSHTPNFM